A stretch of Paludisphaera borealis DNA encodes these proteins:
- a CDS encoding NADPH:quinone reductase: MRAAYIEETGTPDVIKVGDLPTPQPGPGQVLVRVRAAALNPIDLYIRSGLVAMPLAFPYVIASDFAGTIDKVGEGVKSHRAGDRVWGSNQGLLGRPGVASEYAVVDEEWLHPTPALLPDVDAAAMAMVGITAHLGLFRTGKLQKGETVYVPGGSGGVGSMVVQMAKAAGARVATSAGHPDRVELCRKLGADLALDYKTDDIPARLREFAPDGIDVWYETQRDPNLEVTVPLLRKRGRMILMAGRAAKPPLPLGSFYPRDCSLLGFAVFNSTAEEQRPCAFDMNRWIEEGRLKPLVGRAFPLEAAAEAHRFLEANTLHAAGSLTGKVVLTVD; encoded by the coding sequence ATGCGCGCAGCATACATCGAAGAAACCGGGACTCCCGACGTCATCAAGGTCGGCGACCTGCCGACGCCCCAGCCGGGGCCGGGCCAGGTTCTCGTCCGGGTCCGCGCCGCGGCGCTCAATCCGATCGACCTTTACATCCGGTCGGGCCTTGTGGCGATGCCGCTCGCATTCCCGTACGTGATCGCGAGCGACTTCGCGGGGACCATCGACAAGGTCGGCGAGGGGGTCAAGAGCCATCGCGCCGGCGACCGCGTCTGGGGGTCGAACCAGGGCCTCCTGGGACGGCCCGGCGTCGCCTCGGAGTACGCGGTCGTCGACGAGGAATGGCTTCATCCGACGCCCGCGCTGCTCCCCGACGTCGACGCGGCGGCCATGGCCATGGTCGGGATCACCGCCCACCTCGGCCTGTTCCGCACGGGGAAACTCCAGAAGGGTGAGACGGTCTACGTTCCCGGCGGGAGCGGCGGCGTCGGCTCGATGGTCGTCCAGATGGCCAAGGCCGCCGGGGCGCGGGTGGCGACGTCCGCCGGCCATCCCGACCGCGTCGAGCTTTGTCGCAAGCTCGGCGCCGACCTGGCCCTCGACTACAAGACCGACGACATACCCGCTCGACTCCGCGAGTTCGCCCCCGACGGGATCGACGTCTGGTACGAGACCCAGCGCGATCCGAATCTGGAGGTCACCGTCCCCTTGCTCCGCAAGCGAGGCCGGATGATCTTGATGGCGGGTCGGGCCGCCAAGCCCCCCCTGCCCCTCGGCTCATTCTACCCGCGCGACTGCTCGCTGCTCGGCTTCGCGGTCTTCAACTCGACGGCCGAGGAGCAACGCCCCTGCGCCTTCGACATGAACCGCTGGATCGAGGAAGGCCGCCTCAAGCCGCTCGTCGGCCGTGCCTTCCCGCTCGAAGCCGCCGCCGAAGCCCACCGGTTCCTCGAAGCCAACACCCTGCACGCCGCGGGCTCGCTGACCGGCAAGGTCGTGCTCACGGTGGATTGA
- a CDS encoding SdpI family protein, with product MNRSYWIIAIVLTAFTWGVSAWFYPGLPQSIPTHWNIHGKVDGYGDKRWALFLMPLGTTATLVLFRFLPALSPKQFEVDSFRSTYLFILVIVVGLFVYLQMMILLATWQEVRGGDKWLDLGRALVGGMFVFFGLMGNVMGKVRKNFYIGIRVPWTLASDRVWNDTHRLAAWLMVLGSVVGFVIVLTGLPLPLAFGVLIASALIPVVYSFFHYKALERRGAL from the coding sequence ATGAACCGCTCGTACTGGATCATCGCCATCGTGCTGACGGCCTTCACATGGGGAGTCTCGGCGTGGTTCTACCCGGGCCTGCCGCAGTCGATTCCGACCCACTGGAACATCCACGGCAAGGTCGACGGCTACGGCGACAAGCGTTGGGCCTTGTTCCTGATGCCGCTGGGGACGACGGCGACGCTGGTCCTCTTCAGGTTCCTCCCCGCGTTGTCGCCCAAGCAGTTCGAGGTCGACTCGTTCCGCTCGACCTACCTGTTCATCCTTGTGATCGTCGTCGGACTGTTCGTCTATCTGCAAATGATGATCCTGCTGGCGACGTGGCAGGAGGTGCGCGGCGGCGACAAATGGCTTGACCTCGGCCGCGCGCTGGTAGGCGGCATGTTTGTTTTCTTCGGCCTCATGGGCAACGTGATGGGGAAGGTGCGGAAGAACTTCTACATCGGCATCCGGGTTCCCTGGACGCTCGCCAGCGACCGCGTCTGGAACGACACCCACCGACTGGCCGCCTGGCTGATGGTGCTCGGCAGCGTCGTCGGGTTTGTCATCGTCCTGACCGGCCTGCCGTTGCCATTGGCCTTCGGCGTTCTGATCGCCTCGGCGCTGATCCCCGTCGTTTACTCGTTCTTCCACTACAAGGCCCTGGAGCGCCGAGGGGCGCTCTGA
- a CDS encoding small basic protein — protein MSLDKSLKKASGMGRARNVLTRAERLAVLQEDEKWKPEAGVYNLPKTKYRRLAPGQSGPKRPVAAK, from the coding sequence ATGTCGCTGGACAAGAGTCTCAAGAAGGCTAGTGGAATGGGCCGGGCGCGGAACGTGCTGACGCGTGCGGAGCGCCTGGCCGTGCTTCAGGAAGACGAGAAGTGGAAGCCGGAGGCGGGGGTCTACAACCTCCCCAAGACGAAATACCGGCGGCTGGCCCCCGGTCAGTCGGGTCCGAAGCGCCCCGTAGCGGCGAAGTAA
- a CDS encoding 6-phosphogluconolactonase — protein sequence MNLLTTLEGSMMEGFLPAGWDLAKIDACCSHPAAAIDERQPWWNPDFELVRCGDTADFDVMMGHEIASAIRRTRDQGRPAAMILPVGPMGMYRWAVYFLKEWNVSCDHVHGFNMDEWSDRHGATLPADNPGAFQHAMEGAFYGALGSRTVPAAQRWFATPDRLPHYAERIGELKAKGAELIVIFGIGRVCHIAFWEPHFAAEYKSVDEWKAATHRLGAKLHPLTIEQNALTSFKSRTTLVPAFANTIGPGLFLQADRIIGGADGIFDRGMQWQGASLWTTLRYGPDPWIPSSFMPTLAGRLFYHHALAGPLAPELN from the coding sequence ATGAATCTCCTGACGACCCTCGAAGGCTCGATGATGGAGGGGTTCCTGCCGGCCGGCTGGGACCTCGCGAAAATCGACGCGTGCTGTTCCCACCCCGCCGCCGCGATCGACGAGCGCCAGCCGTGGTGGAACCCCGATTTCGAGCTGGTCCGGTGCGGCGACACGGCCGACTTCGACGTCATGATGGGGCACGAGATCGCCTCGGCCATCCGCCGCACCCGCGACCAGGGGCGGCCCGCCGCGATGATCCTCCCGGTCGGACCGATGGGCATGTACCGCTGGGCCGTCTACTTCCTCAAAGAATGGAACGTATCGTGTGATCACGTGCACGGTTTCAATATGGATGAATGGAGCGACCGCCACGGCGCGACGCTCCCCGCCGACAACCCCGGGGCCTTTCAGCACGCGATGGAGGGTGCCTTCTACGGCGCTTTGGGCTCGCGGACCGTCCCCGCCGCCCAGCGCTGGTTCGCCACGCCCGACCGCCTGCCCCACTACGCCGAGCGGATCGGCGAGCTGAAGGCGAAGGGCGCCGAGTTGATCGTGATCTTCGGCATCGGCCGCGTCTGCCACATCGCCTTCTGGGAGCCGCACTTCGCCGCCGAGTACAAGAGCGTCGACGAGTGGAAGGCCGCGACCCACCGGCTGGGGGCGAAGCTGCACCCGCTGACCATCGAGCAGAACGCGCTGACGAGCTTCAAGAGCCGGACGACGCTGGTCCCGGCGTTCGCCAACACGATCGGCCCGGGGTTGTTCCTCCAGGCCGACCGGATCATCGGCGGCGCCGACGGGATCTTCGACCGAGGCATGCAGTGGCAAGGGGCGAGCCTCTGGACGACGCTTCGGTACGGCCCCGACCCGTGGATCCCCAGCTCGTTCATGCCCACGCTCGCGGGCCGGCTGTTCTACCACCACGCCCTCGCCGGCCCCCTCGCGCCGGAGCTGAACTGA
- a CDS encoding 4a-hydroxytetrahydrobiopterin dehydratase, which yields MSKLSEVQILDKLPAAPGWQRHGDMLVRTWQFPSFRRAIEFVNQVAGMMEKSDHYPDLVITFRNVRVEMSTHDVGGLTEHDFALIQEINAIPVDR from the coding sequence ATGTCGAAGCTCAGCGAAGTGCAGATCCTCGACAAGCTGCCGGCCGCGCCGGGGTGGCAGCGGCACGGAGACATGCTGGTGCGAACCTGGCAATTTCCTTCATTCCGTCGCGCGATCGAGTTCGTCAACCAGGTCGCCGGAATGATGGAAAAAAGCGATCACTACCCCGATCTCGTCATCACCTTTCGCAACGTCCGGGTGGAGATGTCCACCCACGACGTCGGCGGCCTTACGGAACACGATTTCGCGCTGATCCAGGAGATCAACGCGATCCCAGTCGACCGTTGA
- a CDS encoding redoxin domain-containing protein, whose product MKASWKPLRGPLRGLALILTLAVGTASLRALADDAGVFRDLGPLRGLNGKTLKAAPPADGAAVVVFYSSECPISNAYSPTLNQLFDAFPPPRVKWFGVCVDPDLSEADVTAHARDFGLKLDVVLDRRGAVARKLGATMTPEAYVIDGQGKVRYHGRIDDQFAARGVRNAAAAAPGSELKDALGAVLSGSPVKVEYVKPVGCPIPVPAKDAAPTYSKDVARVLQQNCQECHRKGQVGPFALETYEQARKRAVDLASVVEDRSMPPWKAAPNVGPKFQHDRSLSDHDVQTIAAWAEAGAPEGDPADLPPPRAFPHDWTMEGGPDLIVDIGVDFEVPATGDDIYRCFVIPTNLPEDVYVSGIEYAPGNSRVVHHLLGYVETKGLARKRDAEEPGPGYTSFSGPGVPVNGDLGGWAPGCRPSILPDGVGRSLPKNADVVVQVHYHPNGKAEVDRTRVGLRFARKPVRQTLHWNAARNPDLKLPPGESNVEVKATWTAPVDLTAYAVAPHMHLLGKDMLMTLTFPDGRTQDLIKINDWDFKWQYQYYLEQPIEIPKGTVLNVTAHFDNSSSNSRNPNRDAPQLVTWGEATTDEMCIGFIALTKKGQDLTKPGEKDDLNEIFRAQNEEYRQKAEQMARDKRKPKAK is encoded by the coding sequence GTGAAAGCCTCATGGAAGCCGCTTCGAGGTCCGCTCCGGGGCCTCGCCTTGATCCTGACCCTGGCCGTCGGCACCGCCTCCCTGCGGGCCCTGGCCGACGACGCCGGGGTTTTTCGCGATCTCGGCCCGCTGCGCGGACTGAACGGGAAGACTCTCAAAGCCGCGCCCCCGGCCGACGGCGCCGCGGTCGTGGTCTTCTACTCCTCGGAATGCCCGATCTCGAACGCCTACAGCCCGACGCTCAACCAGCTTTTCGACGCCTTCCCCCCGCCGCGCGTCAAGTGGTTCGGCGTCTGCGTCGACCCCGACCTGAGCGAGGCCGACGTCACAGCCCACGCCCGTGATTTCGGGCTCAAGCTCGACGTCGTGCTCGACCGTCGCGGCGCCGTCGCCCGCAAGCTCGGCGCGACGATGACGCCCGAGGCGTACGTGATCGACGGCCAGGGCAAGGTCCGGTATCACGGCCGGATCGACGATCAGTTCGCCGCCCGTGGAGTCCGCAACGCCGCCGCGGCCGCCCCCGGCAGTGAGCTGAAAGACGCGCTCGGCGCGGTGCTGTCCGGAAGCCCGGTGAAGGTCGAATACGTGAAGCCGGTGGGCTGCCCGATCCCGGTTCCCGCCAAGGACGCGGCGCCGACCTACAGCAAGGACGTCGCCCGCGTGCTCCAGCAGAACTGCCAGGAGTGCCACCGCAAAGGGCAGGTCGGGCCCTTCGCCCTGGAGACCTACGAGCAGGCCCGCAAGCGCGCCGTCGACCTCGCCTCGGTGGTCGAGGATCGGTCGATGCCCCCCTGGAAGGCGGCCCCGAACGTCGGACCGAAGTTCCAGCACGACCGGTCGCTCTCCGATCACGACGTCCAGACGATCGCCGCCTGGGCCGAAGCCGGCGCCCCCGAAGGCGACCCCGCCGACCTCCCGCCCCCCCGCGCGTTCCCCCACGACTGGACGATGGAAGGGGGGCCGGACCTGATCGTCGACATCGGCGTGGACTTCGAGGTCCCCGCCACGGGCGACGACATCTACCGCTGCTTCGTCATCCCCACGAACCTTCCCGAGGACGTGTACGTCTCGGGGATCGAGTACGCGCCCGGCAACAGTCGGGTCGTCCACCACCTGCTGGGGTACGTCGAAACCAAGGGGTTGGCTCGCAAGCGGGACGCCGAGGAGCCTGGTCCCGGTTATACCTCGTTCTCCGGCCCCGGGGTTCCGGTCAACGGCGACCTCGGCGGTTGGGCGCCGGGATGCAGGCCGAGCATCCTGCCCGACGGCGTCGGTCGGTCGCTGCCGAAGAACGCCGACGTGGTCGTCCAGGTCCACTACCATCCCAACGGCAAGGCCGAGGTCGACCGCACCCGCGTCGGCCTGCGATTCGCCCGCAAGCCGGTGCGCCAGACGCTCCACTGGAACGCCGCGCGCAACCCCGACCTGAAGCTCCCTCCCGGCGAGTCGAACGTGGAGGTCAAGGCGACGTGGACGGCGCCGGTCGACCTCACGGCCTATGCCGTGGCCCCGCACATGCACCTGCTGGGCAAGGACATGCTGATGACGCTCACCTTCCCGGACGGTCGCACTCAGGACCTGATCAAGATCAACGATTGGGATTTCAAGTGGCAGTACCAGTATTACCTGGAACAGCCCATCGAAATCCCCAAGGGGACCGTGCTGAACGTCACGGCCCACTTCGACAACTCGTCGTCGAACTCGCGCAATCCCAATCGCGACGCGCCCCAGCTCGTCACCTGGGGCGAGGCGACGACCGACGAGATGTGCATCGGCTTCATCGCTCTCACGAAGAAGGGCCAGGACCTCACCAAGCCCGGCGAGAAGGACGATCTCAACGAGATCTTCCGCGCCCAGAACGAGGAGTACCGTCAGAAGGCCGAACAGATGGCCCGCGACAAGCGCAAGCCGAAGGCCAAGTAG
- a CDS encoding APC family permease: MLQRRLRLLQAVSLNMSMMVGIGPFITIPAILTTMGGPQAMVGWVLGAIVALADGLVWCELGAAFPGSGGTYHFFDAAYGESTVGRALKFLFVWQFLFSGPLEIATGAIGLAQYASYFAPALRTPMWNWGSVFPGLNSPVPRFHLLALGVMGIVTLMAYRRIEMAGRLVVVLWVGMLATVAWVIVAGLLNFDSRLAFDFPEGAWEINSVNSMGLGMALAIAMYDFLGYYQICYLGDEVDDASRTIPRAILISVVAIALTYLTMNISIIGVVPWREAMKSSNVASDMMERIAGPRAAGFLTLMIIWTALASTFAIILGYSRVPYASAKAGHFFRYFAATHPKGDFPHRSLLLIGGLGMLACLADLTTVITALLTSRILIQFVGQIFTVFAIRRRPEIMARLKFRMPFYPIPAVVALVGWLFVFGTSQWLVLGYGIGTLALGVAAFLIWDRLTPRRAEPER, translated from the coding sequence ATGTTGCAGCGTCGGTTGAGGTTGCTCCAGGCGGTCAGCCTGAACATGTCGATGATGGTGGGGATCGGGCCGTTCATCACGATCCCGGCGATCCTCACCACCATGGGCGGTCCCCAGGCGATGGTCGGGTGGGTTCTCGGGGCGATCGTCGCGCTGGCCGACGGCCTGGTCTGGTGCGAGCTGGGGGCGGCCTTTCCGGGATCGGGGGGGACCTACCATTTCTTCGACGCGGCTTACGGCGAATCAACCGTCGGAAGGGCTCTTAAGTTCCTGTTCGTCTGGCAGTTTCTGTTCAGCGGCCCTCTGGAGATCGCCACCGGCGCGATCGGGCTGGCCCAATACGCCAGCTATTTCGCGCCGGCCTTGAGAACACCGATGTGGAACTGGGGCTCAGTCTTCCCCGGCTTGAATTCGCCCGTCCCCCGATTTCATCTCCTGGCCTTGGGGGTGATGGGGATCGTCACCTTGATGGCCTACCGGCGGATCGAGATGGCGGGTCGGCTCGTGGTCGTCCTGTGGGTCGGCATGCTCGCCACGGTCGCCTGGGTCATCGTGGCCGGCCTCTTGAACTTCGATTCCCGGTTGGCCTTTGATTTCCCCGAGGGCGCCTGGGAGATCAACTCCGTCAACTCGATGGGTCTCGGCATGGCGCTGGCGATCGCGATGTACGACTTTCTCGGGTACTACCAGATTTGTTACCTGGGCGACGAGGTGGACGACGCGTCGCGGACGATCCCACGCGCGATCTTGATCTCGGTCGTGGCCATCGCTCTGACGTACTTGACGATGAACATCAGCATCATCGGGGTGGTCCCCTGGCGCGAGGCGATGAAGTCGTCGAACGTCGCCAGCGACATGATGGAGCGGATCGCCGGCCCGCGCGCGGCGGGCTTCCTGACGCTCATGATCATCTGGACGGCGCTGGCGTCGACGTTTGCGATCATCCTGGGATACAGCCGGGTCCCCTACGCCTCGGCCAAGGCCGGTCATTTCTTCCGGTACTTCGCGGCGACCCACCCCAAGGGCGACTTCCCCCACCGTTCGCTGCTGCTTATCGGTGGACTGGGGATGCTCGCCTGCCTGGCCGATCTCACGACGGTGATCACGGCGCTCTTGACGTCGCGGATCTTGATCCAGTTCGTGGGGCAGATCTTCACGGTGTTCGCGATCCGTCGCCGTCCCGAGATCATGGCCAGGCTGAAGTTCCGAATGCCCTTCTATCCCATCCCGGCCGTCGTCGCCCTGGTCGGCTGGCTGTTCGTCTTCGGGACCTCGCAATGGCTGGTCCTCGGCTACGGAATAGGCACCCTGGCCCTGGGGGTCGCCGCGTTCCTCATCTGGGACCGACTCACCCCCCGGCGAGCCGAGCCGGAGCGTTGA
- a CDS encoding OprO/OprP family phosphate-selective porin: MIALVWLGAGADRGLRAQEPAAPTQGALEEASPATPSLPGPSTPEVATDAATTPREAALEDRVRQLEAMVNQLSGQMQTISTSPPVAAGAMGAQTTPGAPGAAGSAPGTAPLDVGVPATVAEPSAAGGVGAPGQSMPPNPPPNARFNIPATLESKRANVKFGPGFELRTDDDEYILQFHNLTQFEYRGYQQGNHATEKDSFLIPRQWWMFSGRITKPIGYFVSLANGFDTVSMLDVFLDFDFDPRFRVRGGRMKTPFTYEFFVDPIQGLILPERSVFFNNFGQNRDLGVMGFGRLFSNTLDYAAGIFNGSRNGYVANTDSKFVSAFLNWKPFNNNEGSLLENFNVGGSVFGGNNNNAPFPQTLRTIVPTAGNSVAGVPFLAFNNNVREIGPMTFWDLHTAWYYKQLAVNAEWGSGFQDYAQSSALASRTHLPVQSFYVLAGYMLTGETRSGIGIVKPLHPLGMKNGEMGFGAWELTGRYQQMNIGKEVFTNGLADPNLWTNSLYMTELGFNWHINQYLKFMFEWEHAEFGQPVFSNVGERNKTNDLFLARMQLFF, translated from the coding sequence TTGATCGCCCTGGTTTGGCTCGGCGCAGGGGCCGACAGGGGTCTTCGAGCCCAGGAGCCGGCGGCGCCTACCCAGGGCGCGCTGGAGGAAGCTTCGCCGGCGACGCCTAGTCTACCGGGACCGAGCACCCCCGAGGTCGCAACCGACGCGGCCACGACTCCGCGCGAGGCCGCGCTTGAGGACAGGGTTCGCCAGCTTGAAGCGATGGTCAACCAGTTGTCGGGCCAGATGCAGACGATTTCGACGTCGCCCCCCGTGGCGGCCGGGGCGATGGGGGCCCAGACGACTCCGGGGGCTCCCGGAGCCGCGGGATCGGCGCCGGGAACGGCGCCGCTGGACGTCGGCGTGCCGGCGACCGTAGCTGAGCCGTCGGCCGCGGGCGGCGTCGGCGCGCCGGGCCAATCGATGCCGCCGAATCCTCCCCCCAACGCACGATTCAACATCCCCGCGACCCTCGAAAGCAAGAGAGCCAACGTCAAGTTCGGCCCTGGCTTCGAGCTTCGGACCGACGACGACGAGTACATCCTCCAGTTCCACAACCTGACGCAGTTCGAGTATCGAGGATACCAGCAAGGCAACCACGCGACCGAAAAAGACAGCTTCCTGATCCCCCGGCAGTGGTGGATGTTCAGCGGTCGAATCACCAAGCCGATCGGCTACTTCGTCTCGCTCGCCAACGGCTTCGACACGGTCAGCATGCTCGACGTCTTTCTCGACTTCGACTTCGACCCGCGATTCCGGGTCCGCGGCGGACGCATGAAGACCCCATTCACGTATGAATTCTTCGTCGACCCGATTCAGGGCCTGATCCTCCCCGAGCGGTCGGTCTTCTTCAACAACTTCGGTCAGAACCGCGACCTGGGCGTGATGGGCTTCGGACGGCTGTTCAGCAACACCCTCGACTACGCGGCCGGCATCTTCAACGGGTCGCGCAACGGCTACGTCGCGAACACCGACTCCAAGTTCGTTTCGGCGTTCCTCAATTGGAAGCCGTTCAACAACAACGAGGGCTCGCTCCTCGAGAACTTCAACGTCGGCGGCTCGGTCTTCGGCGGCAACAACAACAACGCCCCGTTCCCCCAGACCTTGCGGACGATCGTCCCGACCGCGGGCAACTCGGTCGCCGGCGTGCCGTTCCTGGCCTTCAACAACAACGTCCGCGAAATAGGTCCGATGACCTTCTGGGACCTTCACACGGCCTGGTACTACAAGCAACTCGCCGTCAACGCGGAGTGGGGCAGCGGGTTTCAGGACTACGCGCAGAGCAGCGCCCTGGCCTCTCGGACGCATCTCCCGGTCCAGTCGTTCTACGTCCTGGCGGGGTATATGCTGACCGGCGAGACCCGCAGCGGCATCGGCATCGTCAAGCCGTTGCACCCGTTGGGCATGAAGAACGGGGAAATGGGGTTCGGCGCCTGGGAACTCACCGGACGCTACCAACAGATGAACATCGGCAAGGAGGTCTTCACGAACGGCCTGGCCGATCCGAACCTCTGGACCAACAGCTTGTACATGACCGAGTTGGGCTTCAACTGGCACATCAACCAGTACCTCAAATTCATGTTCGAGTGGGAGCACGCCGAGTTCGGCCAACCGGTCTTCAGCAACGTAGGAGAAAGGAACAAGACGAACGACCTGTTCCTGGCTCGCATGCAGTTGTTCTTCTGA
- a CDS encoding ZIP family metal transporter, with amino-acid sequence MLVILSLFCTLIVAVSLLGGVTPLALVLNHTRLQIYLSFSAGTMLGAAFFHMLPEAVRMGSPGTVRWSAVGLLSLFFLERFFSFHHHESTDPKSTDDHDHDHDHVGHGHEHGETAGRALSWGTAAFGLGIHSLVGGVALASAVAADFADRKALGATGLGVFLATLLHKPADAMTIVALMLRSGVSSRLAHLVNLGFALMIPLGAALFFVGVGNLSPHSTSALTAVALSFSAGTFLCIALSDLLPELQFHSHDRFKLSVALLAGFFLMVGTSAIEFVESAL; translated from the coding sequence ATGCTCGTCATTCTGTCCCTGTTCTGCACGCTGATCGTCGCCGTCAGCCTGCTGGGGGGCGTGACGCCGCTGGCCCTGGTGCTCAACCACACCCGGTTGCAGATCTACCTGAGCTTCTCCGCCGGCACCATGCTCGGCGCGGCTTTTTTCCACATGCTCCCCGAGGCCGTCCGCATGGGCTCGCCGGGGACCGTCCGCTGGTCCGCCGTGGGACTGCTGTCCCTGTTCTTCCTTGAGCGGTTCTTCTCGTTCCACCATCACGAGTCGACCGACCCCAAGTCGACCGACGATCACGATCACGATCATGATCATGTGGGTCACGGCCATGAACATGGCGAGACGGCCGGCCGGGCGCTCTCGTGGGGTACCGCCGCGTTCGGGCTGGGCATCCACTCGCTGGTCGGCGGCGTGGCTCTCGCAAGCGCCGTGGCGGCCGATTTCGCCGACCGCAAGGCGTTAGGGGCAACCGGTTTAGGCGTATTCCTGGCAACCCTGCTGCACAAGCCGGCCGACGCCATGACGATTGTCGCCCTGATGCTTCGCTCGGGGGTTTCAAGCCGGCTGGCGCATCTGGTCAACCTCGGTTTCGCCCTGATGATCCCGCTGGGAGCCGCCCTGTTCTTCGTGGGCGTCGGAAACCTTTCACCTCACAGCACTTCGGCGCTCACGGCCGTCGCGCTCTCGTTCTCCGCCGGGACGTTCCTCTGCATCGCCCTCAGCGACCTGCTCCCCGAGCTTCAGTTCCACTCGCATGACCGCTTCAAGCTCTCGGTCGCCCTGCTGGCGGGCTTCTTCTTGATGGTCGGAACCTCGGCCATTGAATTCGTCGAATCGGCTCTCTAA
- a CDS encoding TIGR00730 family Rossman fold protein → MPHRPHICVFCGSSFGVSPAFRENAARVGAELARRGVGLVYGGGRVGLMGVTADAALAGDGRVVGVIPDPLATREIAHHGLTELHVVPGMHERKALMSQKSIAFLTMPGGVGTYEEFFEILSWAALGIHRKPIGLLNIEGYFDPLLALLEFGAEQGFIRSEFLAPLITSDNPENLIGELLAYIPPPAVPRKIRLDEA, encoded by the coding sequence ATGCCTCATCGTCCACACATTTGCGTTTTCTGCGGGTCGTCGTTCGGCGTTTCGCCGGCCTTCCGGGAGAACGCGGCCCGGGTCGGAGCCGAACTCGCGCGGCGCGGCGTCGGCCTGGTCTACGGCGGCGGCCGGGTCGGGTTGATGGGGGTCACGGCCGACGCCGCCCTGGCCGGCGACGGTCGCGTCGTCGGGGTCATCCCCGACCCGCTGGCGACCCGCGAGATCGCCCACCACGGCCTCACCGAACTGCACGTCGTCCCCGGAATGCACGAGCGCAAGGCGCTCATGTCGCAGAAGTCGATCGCCTTCCTGACCATGCCGGGGGGCGTCGGCACCTACGAGGAGTTCTTCGAGATCCTGAGCTGGGCGGCCCTCGGAATCCACCGCAAGCCGATCGGCCTGCTCAATATCGAGGGCTACTTCGACCCGCTCCTCGCCCTGCTCGAATTCGGGGCCGAACAAGGCTTCATCCGGAGCGAGTTCCTCGCCCCGTTGATCACCTCCGACAATCCCGAGAACCTCATCGGCGAACTCCTCGCCTACATCCCACCCCCCGCCGTCCCCCGCAAGATCAGGCTCGACGAAGCCTGA
- a CDS encoding autorepressor SdpR family transcription factor produces MNEVFKALSDPTRRRIIQLLGHGERTAGELAASFDMTKPSMSHHFAVLKEAGLIVSRREGQQIFYALNTTVMEDVLARIWDLFGGAESKGRSDT; encoded by the coding sequence ATGAACGAGGTTTTCAAGGCGTTATCCGACCCCACGCGGCGGCGGATCATCCAGTTGCTAGGCCACGGCGAGCGGACGGCGGGCGAACTCGCCGCATCGTTCGACATGACCAAGCCCTCGATGTCGCACCATTTCGCGGTGCTCAAGGAGGCCGGGTTGATCGTCAGCCGGCGCGAGGGGCAGCAGATCTTCTACGCCCTCAACACGACGGTGATGGAAGACGTCCTGGCGCGGATCTGGGACCTGTTCGGCGGCGCTGAATCAAAAGGACGTTCCGACACATGA
- a CDS encoding fused DSP-PTPase phosphatase/NAD kinase-like protein, translating to MNDQPDAMNEPAPPSRRRRIRRNFVRSAAGVSLVASIAVGSFLLKPYYGSNLGIVDPGRVIRSAQPTSGLKDMIRDHKLASILSLRGGSLRDWYYSNEVGVAKEAGVDFYDLSMSATKRPKRSDLLRLIDVMNRCKYPLLIHCKAGADRTGLASAIYRMVVLKEPPETAVEAFTIYHSHVPLFGTQQLHEPIDEYAAWLAQNALPHTPERFRDWVMNTYRADDPAVEPPPVLPGPRHALQAEIGGHSG from the coding sequence GTGAACGATCAGCCGGACGCGATGAACGAGCCTGCTCCGCCGTCGCGCAGGCGGCGCATCCGCCGGAATTTCGTGCGGTCGGCGGCGGGGGTCAGCCTGGTCGCGTCGATCGCCGTCGGCTCGTTCTTGCTCAAGCCGTACTACGGCAGCAATCTCGGGATCGTGGACCCGGGCCGCGTGATCCGCTCGGCCCAGCCGACGTCCGGCCTCAAGGACATGATCCGCGACCACAAGCTCGCCTCGATCCTCAGCCTCCGGGGCGGTTCGCTTCGCGACTGGTATTATTCGAACGAGGTCGGCGTCGCGAAGGAAGCGGGGGTCGACTTCTACGACCTCTCCATGAGCGCCACGAAACGCCCCAAGCGTTCCGACCTGCTGCGGTTGATTGACGTGATGAACCGCTGCAAGTATCCCCTGCTGATCCACTGCAAGGCGGGGGCCGACCGGACGGGGCTGGCGAGCGCGATCTACCGGATGGTCGTCCTCAAGGAGCCTCCCGAAACGGCTGTCGAGGCGTTCACGATCTACCACAGCCACGTCCCGCTGTTCGGCACCCAGCAGCTCCACGAACCGATCGACGAGTACGCCGCGTGGCTCGCTCAGAACGCCCTGCCCCACACCCCCGAGCGATTCCGCGACTGGGTCATGAACACCTATCGGGCCGACGACCCGGCCGTCGAGCCGCCCCCCGTCCTCCCCGGCCCGCGGCATGCGCTGCAAGCGGAAATCGGCGGTCATTCCGGGTAG